TGGGATGTCTTATTTTGATGGACTGGAAAAGGTGTACAATGCTGATTTGATTTACAAACTAATTGCAGCGGGGATTGTAATTTTAGTTCTTGCTCTTCTTTCTGGATTTCTATTCACTTTTAAAAAGAGTAGAAAAAATAATCTACCAATCTGGACTTCTACCACAAAAGTGATGCTTTTGCAATTAACAATTCCTTTAGCAGTCGGAGGCGTCTTTTGTCTAGCTTTAATATATCATGGTCTTTTCGCTTTTTTAGCACCAGCTACTTTACTTTTTTACGGATTAGCATTGGTAAATGCGGGTAAGTATACGTATTCAGATATTCAATATTTAGGATATTTTCAATTATTTCTTGGGTGTGTATCTTTATTTTTTCTAGGATATGGATTGATTTTTTGGAGCCTTGGTTTTGGAATTCTACATATAGTTTACGGAACAATTATGTTTAAAAAATACAGATAATCATGGGTATTATCGATAAATTAAATAAAGATTTCGAAAGTCGAATCCGATTAGGATTAATGTCTGTATTGATGGTAAACGATTGGATTGATTTTACAGAGATGAAGGCATTATTAAATACTACTGATGGAAACTTAGCAAGTCACTCTTCTTCTTTAGAGAAATCAGGCTATATCGAAATCAAGAAAGAATTTGTGGGTAAAAAACCAAAAACCTCGTATCGAGTGACCAATATGGGGAGAGCTGCTTTTGTTTCCCACTTAAATAGTCTTGAAAAATTATTCAAATCTAAATAAACCTTTTTTTTAACTTTATACTTTGAAATGCAAAGTACTTTTAATTTTATAATTATGAAAAAACTACATTTTATTTTAGCAAGCACCTTGGTTTTTACACTGCTTTTTTACAACGAAGATTTGGGGCTTAATTGGGCTATATTTGGGATTGTACAAATCGGATTAATATGCTATTTTTTCCAAGAGAAGTTTACCAGTAGGATGCATTTGCTGTTAGCGGTTGCATCGGTTTTGTCTTGTTTTGCGTTTGCTTGGTATGGCGATTTTTCGTCGTTTTGTGCCGTGTCTTTATCAATTATCTTTTTACAATTCAAAACTCAAGAACCTAAACTGAAATTGTTACAAGCTTTTCCTTTGGTTTTGTTCAATGGAATTACTTCTTTAGGCCGTATATTCATGTTCAGTCAATACCTTCCTAAGCGTAGAATCAATAATGGTCTTATAAAAAAGCTGATTGCTTACTTTGTTATTCCACTTCTATTTCTTGGATTGTTTTTAGTAGTTTACTCATTTGCAAGTGATCATTTTTTGTCTCTGTTTACCGGGTATTATTTAGACATAGATGTTTGGCAAGCAATTGTAATTTCTGCTTTGGGATTTTTTATTTCATTCACTTTTTGGAATTATTGGATACCAGAGATTTGCTACGAAAAGAATAGTTTATTAGATAATGATTTTGATGACGTCGACAAGATTCAAAATAAAAACTCATTTTCGTTTTTGGATATTGATTTCGAGAGAAGAAGTGGAGAGATTACGTTCTTTCTTTTGAATGCATTGCTATTGGTTTTCATTGTAACTTATAACTATGAGCAGTTTTTTGAAGTGGTTAAAAAATCAAATTTAAGTTCGGACACACATGAACGAGTAAATGCTGTAATTTTATCAATTATCATGGCAGTTGGTGTAATCTTGTTTTACTTCAAAGCTGGCTTTAACTTTGATGAAAAAGCGATTTACCTTAAAAAACTAGCCAAGATTTGGATTGTTTTAAATGGAATTTTAATACTTTGTACCATAATCAAAAACACTGAGTACATTTCATTTTATGGATTGACCTACAAGAGATTAGGTGTGTTTGCTTTCTTGATTTTAGCAATAATAGGATTGATTGTTTCGTACCTGAAAATTGCAAAGCAAAAAACAAATGCTTTTCTTTTCAATCAAATGATGTGGGGTTTTTATGGGATAGTTTTATTAACCAGTTTTGTTAATTGGGGCGCTATAATTACTTATTATAATATTGAAGTTAATAAAGGTGTTGAACCTGTATTTTTATCAGGCTTAAATTTTAATGATGAAATGCGTAGAAAATTTATTCAAGAAAACAAATTAGATGGTCAATACAATGAAATGATTAGGGAAAAGGAAATTCTAAAAAATCAAGAAAGCTCTTTTTTGTCGAAAGCTTTGTATTATGAGTTTTTGAATAAAGAGTAAATAGTGAATAAAGCATTAAAAAATCTTCATAAAAATTACTGCTGTTTTTATGAAGATTTTTTTTATTAATAACCTTGCTTTTAACGTGTCAATATGAGATATTTGCTTCACTATTTGGTTAAATTTAATATAACCCTTAACCCAAAAAAACTATGAAAAAAATTACAATGGTGCTCTTTTTAACTTTAGTCAGCTTCTCTGGTTTTGCCCAGCGAGTGGCTGATCAAGTTATTAAAATGAATTCAAAAATTGAAGATTTAACCCAAAATGCAATCACAGGAATTATAGTGGTTAAGGAAGGTAATGTGGTTAGAGGTATAAGTCCTGAAACTAAAGCTGAAGTTTGGAGCTTTGATGCGGATAAAGTTGTTGGAAACGTTTCTGCGCTAGAAACATTAAGTAACGTTGATACTGATAATTTATTTGCGAGTAAACGTATTTTAAAACCAATCGATGGAACTGTTTATGTTGAGGCTTTGGTTAATTTTAAAACAATATTGATTAATACTGAAGATGGTAAAGTTGTTTATAATTCAGCAAACTATAAATACACGGTTTTTAATAGCCAATTTTTATATAAAGATAATGAGTATTTAGTAAAAGGGGTTGAGAACGGTAAAGTTATAGCGTCTTTGATCGATTTAAATACTGGAGATGTGAAATGGAAAACAGAACAAGGAGAAGCAAAAAGTATGCTTTCTTCTATGTTTACATTTAAAGCAAATACATCTAATGAAGCACAAGTTAGTAGCAACATGATTTACTCCCTTTATTATGGGAAATTATCTGCTATTGATAGAACAAATGGTAATTTAAAATGGGTTGGAGATCTTGAATATACTAAAGTTTTTCCAACTCAAAACAATACAAACTTAGTAGTAATCAATAGTAAAGGATTGTTGTCAGCAAAGCAATATTTAAATGTATTGGATGCTCAAACAGGTAAACCAATTTGGGAAGATGCGATTAAAACAAAATACATTGTTTATCTGGAAGATTGGGGGACTAAAATTTTAGTAGCTCACAACAGCGGTTTCAACTTTTTCAACTTAAATGATGGGTCTAAAGTTTGGAAAAAAGATGCTCGTGGTGAGGGATTGAAAAAAGTAATCCCAATTGACGGAGATTATTTATATGTTGCTGAAAACGAGATGATGCTTATCGATAAAGACGGACAAAAAAAATGGAAAAGCTTTATAGAAATCTCTGATAATAAAGAAGATGCAATTAATTATTTAGGAAAAGTTGATGATAAAGTATTATACTTAACAGCAACTTATGGTAATTTAGTGGATTACAAAAGCGGAAAAAAATTATGGAGAGGAAATTTAAAATTTAACGAAAGCCGTCCATTATTGAATGTTTTTGATGAGGAAAACAATCAGTTTTTAGTATACAATGACGAAAAACTTTTCAAATTTGATTCTAAAGGATCAGACAAACCAGATGCTTTTGCCAAAGTAAATGTGAAGAAAGAAAAAGAGTTAAACTCTATTGAGTTATTTTCTTGGGGAGTTGCACTTTCTGGACCTACAGAAGTTATGGGGGTTAGTAAAGATGGTAAAGTTTTATACCAAAACATTTACACACAACCTGGAGACGGTGGTAGGGCTTGGGGATCAGCGCTTGCAACTGCAGGATCAATTGGATTAGGTGTTGCTTCTTTTGGAAATGCTGTAATGGGAAGTGAGTGGACCATGACTACTATTGACCCAGCAACAGGAAAAGAAACAACATCTGTTGTAAAAGAAAAAGATGAAGCACTGTTGAAAAAATCTGCTAATCAAGCTGCTGGAGCTGCTTTTTTAGGTGATGTGTCAAAAAGATTTGGACAACGTTATCAAGCGATGAAACAAAATCGTGATTATTCTTATATTTTTGCTAAAGATGAAGCAACAAGTAAAAAGGTATTAGTAAAAGTAAAAAAAGAAGATGGTAAAGAATTAGATAAAATCATTTTTGAAAACATACGTCCGATTTACGAAATTGATCCAGGAACGCAATCAATTTATTACATTTTCGAAAATGAATTAAGAATTTTCAACAAGAAAATATAATTCAAGTTGTAAAATAAAGAAAGGCTTATTGAATCATTTCAATAAGCCTTTTTTAGTTCAATATGATGTGAAAAAAGGTTGGGTTAATAATCCCCACGTTTTTTAAATCTAGGGTCATCTCTTTTTATAAACTCAGTTCTTTTTCTTGGCGTTTCTACTTTTGGTAAACTAGCTTCTTCTGTTTTGCTGGATGGCTCAATAAGTGCGTTGAGTTCTTTTATTTCGGCATCAGTCAAATCACGGTAGCGGCCCACAGGAACATCCAGTGAAATATTGATAATTCGAATGCGTTTTAAGGCGGTAACGTCATAACCAAGATATTCAGTCATTCTTCGGATTTGACGGTTTAAACCTTGTGTTAGGATGATCTTAAATGTAAATTTACTAATTTGTTCTACCTTACATTTTCTAGTGACAGTGTCTAAAATAGGTACACCATTTCCCATTCTTTCAATGAAACGATCAGTGATGGGTTTGTTAACAGTAACGGTATATTCTTTTTCGTGATTGTTGCGCGCACGCAATATTTTATTGACAATATCGCCATCATTTGTCATGAAAATTAAACCTTCACTGGCTTTGTCTAAACGCCCAATTGGGAAGATGCGCTTTGGATAATTTATATAATCTACAATATTGTTGTGTACATCAAGGTTTGTGGTACACTCTATACCTACTGGTTTGTAAAAGGCAAGATATACTGATTTTTCTGTTTTTTCACGAATTAATTTGCCGTCAATACGTACTTCGTCATGAGGTGCTACTTTGGTCCCTAATTCGGGTACAACACCATTGATTGTTACTCGTCCTTCTTCGATGATTTTATCAGCTTCGCGACGGCTGCAAAAACCTGTTTCGCCAATGAATTTGTTGAGGCGTTTTAATTGATCTTCCATGCTGCAAAAGTAATCAATTTGCAAATTATAATAGCTATTGATTTTGAGATTGCTTGTAAAACGAACTTATCAACTTTATGACGGATTTGCGTGAAGGATAGCAGCGGAAATCCTTTTTTAGGGCTTTTTTGCCCAAAAAGATTGCAGCGAATAGCCTGGTCGCCGCGGCGGCACGCCCTAATTTTGAATGAACTGACTAATTTTTTCGTATAAATTGTGGTCGTGCATGCTGTGGCCGAGGCCAGTTGTGGTGATAAAAGTAGCGTTTTTCCAAGAGGTTGCTATTTTTTTTCCTTCGTGAATAAGCACTACTTGGTCTTGTTCATCATGGGCTAGAAAGCCTTGAGTTAAAATATTTTTTGCAAAATGTTGTCCGGCAAATTCATCTGTATTGAGTTGAAAAACATCACGATAATATTTTTTTAGGCCGGTTAAAATTCTAGAATTGAGGCTTAAAAGTGTGATGTAATTGTCTAAAATTATCTTGAAATCGCTTGGAGCGCCCAGAATTACCATTTTTTTTAAGTCGTCGCTTTGGTAAACGGACTGGTAGTACAAGCAGGTTTTGCCACCTAGCGAGTGTCCGATTAAAGTTTGTGGTTTAAAATGCTGTACCACTTGGTGTAAAAATTCGGCGTAATGCGGAATATTGAAGGTCGTTCCGCTAGAGAGTCCGTGCGCAGGACCGTCAAGTGCTACGATGGTGCTGCCGGTTTTAGTGAGGTAAGGCAAGAGCTTTTCCCAGCGAGAGGCGTTGCTCTCCCAACCGTGTACTAATAAAATAACATGACTGTTGCCAGGCCAAGTATAGGTTTGTATTTTTTGATCTTGAAATGAGAGTGTCTGGGTTTGTGCTTGTTGCAGTACGGTGGGTAATTGATCAACTTGTAACTTTCCATCACGAGGTTTACTGAACAAGTTGTAGGCGAGTTGTACTGCTTTTGTTGGGGCAAGGTAGCTGAGTAGGTTGATGTAGGTACCCACTGACTTGGTAAAAATAGTATAGAATATCTGCTTGATCATAAAAAAAAGTCCCGATGTTATCGGGACTTTAAAGGTATTATATTTTTGAGAACAATTGTTCCATTTTCTCTTTTTCTTCTTCTGCAAGAACGCTGTCTACTAGTATTCTTCCAGAGTGCTCATCAGTAATGATTTTTTTTCTAGAAGCAATTTCAACTTGCGTTTGTGGTGGAATAGTAAAGAAAGAACCTGCTGATGCACCTCTTTCGATTGAAACTACAGCTAATCCATTACGAACGCTTCCTCTTATTCTTTTGTAAGCATTTAACAAACGCTCCTCGATTAAGTTTTGGAATTCGATAGATTTTTCAGATAAGAATGCTTCCTCTTTTGCTGTTTCAGCAAGAATAGCATCTAATTCTGATTTTTTATGTTTTAAGTGGTTTGATTTTGATTCTAATTTTTCTTTTGAACCTGCAATTACTTCTTTTTTGTGCTCGATAGAAGCTTTCATTTCTTTGATTTGCTTTTCAGCCAATTGAATTTCAAGCTCTTGAAACTCTACTTCTTTTGTCAAAGAGTTGAATTCTCGGTTATTACGAACCGTTTCCTGTTGTTTTGTATATTTTTTGATAGACTCTTTGTGTTCATCAATAGCTATTTTTTTAGCTTTGATAAGGTCTTCTATAACTTCAAGTTCTCCCTTTAATTTTTCTGAACGTGTGCTTAAACCAGCCACTTCATCCTCAAGATCTTCTACCTCTAAAGGCAGTTCTCCTCTTACGTTTCTGATTTCGTCAATTCTAGAGTCAATAAGTTGTAAATCGTAAATTGCTCTTAACTTGTCCTCAACACTTAATTCTTTTGTATTCGCCATATTCTATAAGTACTTAACTGGATTTGAATTTTCTTCTGATAAAATAATTGCAAAATTAAGGATTTTTTTTCG
This portion of the Flavobacterium sp. CECT 9288 genome encodes:
- the rluF gene encoding 23S rRNA pseudouridine(2604) synthase RluF, with the protein product MEDQLKRLNKFIGETGFCSRREADKIIEEGRVTINGVVPELGTKVAPHDEVRIDGKLIREKTEKSVYLAFYKPVGIECTTNLDVHNNIVDYINYPKRIFPIGRLDKASEGLIFMTNDGDIVNKILRARNNHEKEYTVTVNKPITDRFIERMGNGVPILDTVTRKCKVEQISKFTFKIILTQGLNRQIRRMTEYLGYDVTALKRIRIINISLDVPVGRYRDLTDAEIKELNALIEPSSKTEEASLPKVETPRKRTEFIKRDDPRFKKRGDY
- a CDS encoding zinc ribbon domain-containing protein gives rise to the protein MANTKELSVEDKLRAIYDLQLIDSRIDEIRNVRGELPLEVEDLEDEVAGLSTRSEKLKGELEVIEDLIKAKKIAIDEHKESIKKYTKQQETVRNNREFNSLTKEVEFQELEIQLAEKQIKEMKASIEHKKEVIAGSKEKLESKSNHLKHKKSELDAILAETAKEEAFLSEKSIEFQNLIEERLLNAYKRIRGSVRNGLAVVSIERGASAGSFFTIPPQTQVEIASRKKIITDEHSGRILVDSVLAEEEKEKMEQLFSKI
- a CDS encoding alpha/beta fold hydrolase → MIKQIFYTIFTKSVGTYINLLSYLAPTKAVQLAYNLFSKPRDGKLQVDQLPTVLQQAQTQTLSFQDQKIQTYTWPGNSHVILLVHGWESNASRWEKLLPYLTKTGSTIVALDGPAHGLSSGTTFNIPHYAEFLHQVVQHFKPQTLIGHSLGGKTCLYYQSVYQSDDLKKMVILGAPSDFKIILDNYITLLSLNSRILTGLKKYYRDVFQLNTDEFAGQHFAKNILTQGFLAHDEQDQVVLIHEGKKIATSWKNATFITTTGLGHSMHDHNLYEKISQFIQN
- a CDS encoding transcriptional regulator; the protein is MGIIDKLNKDFESRIRLGLMSVLMVNDWIDFTEMKALLNTTDGNLASHSSSLEKSGYIEIKKEFVGKKPKTSYRVTNMGRAAFVSHLNSLEKLFKSK
- a CDS encoding PQQ-binding-like beta-propeller repeat protein, which translates into the protein MKKITMVLFLTLVSFSGFAQRVADQVIKMNSKIEDLTQNAITGIIVVKEGNVVRGISPETKAEVWSFDADKVVGNVSALETLSNVDTDNLFASKRILKPIDGTVYVEALVNFKTILINTEDGKVVYNSANYKYTVFNSQFLYKDNEYLVKGVENGKVIASLIDLNTGDVKWKTEQGEAKSMLSSMFTFKANTSNEAQVSSNMIYSLYYGKLSAIDRTNGNLKWVGDLEYTKVFPTQNNTNLVVINSKGLLSAKQYLNVLDAQTGKPIWEDAIKTKYIVYLEDWGTKILVAHNSGFNFFNLNDGSKVWKKDARGEGLKKVIPIDGDYLYVAENEMMLIDKDGQKKWKSFIEISDNKEDAINYLGKVDDKVLYLTATYGNLVDYKSGKKLWRGNLKFNESRPLLNVFDEENNQFLVYNDEKLFKFDSKGSDKPDAFAKVNVKKEKELNSIELFSWGVALSGPTEVMGVSKDGKVLYQNIYTQPGDGGRAWGSALATAGSIGLGVASFGNAVMGSEWTMTTIDPATGKETTSVVKEKDEALLKKSANQAAGAAFLGDVSKRFGQRYQAMKQNRDYSYIFAKDEATSKKVLVKVKKEDGKELDKIIFENIRPIYEIDPGTQSIYYIFENELRIFNKKI
- a CDS encoding DUF4173 domain-containing protein, translated to MKKLHFILASTLVFTLLFYNEDLGLNWAIFGIVQIGLICYFFQEKFTSRMHLLLAVASVLSCFAFAWYGDFSSFCAVSLSIIFLQFKTQEPKLKLLQAFPLVLFNGITSLGRIFMFSQYLPKRRINNGLIKKLIAYFVIPLLFLGLFLVVYSFASDHFLSLFTGYYLDIDVWQAIVISALGFFISFTFWNYWIPEICYEKNSLLDNDFDDVDKIQNKNSFSFLDIDFERRSGEITFFLLNALLLVFIVTYNYEQFFEVVKKSNLSSDTHERVNAVILSIIMAVGVILFYFKAGFNFDEKAIYLKKLAKIWIVLNGILILCTIIKNTEYISFYGLTYKRLGVFAFLILAIIGLIVSYLKIAKQKTNAFLFNQMMWGFYGIVLLTSFVNWGAIITYYNIEVNKGVEPVFLSGLNFNDEMRRKFIQENKLDGQYNEMIREKEILKNQESSFLSKALYYEFLNKE